One genomic segment of Natrialbaceae archaeon AArc-T1-2 includes these proteins:
- a CDS encoding NAD(+)/NADH kinase — MHGRRLATTDEIIAIVSPGSDDELQRLESWAEKQGINVSPVELGENIDDVYDETRATLGVTFGGDGTFLEGIKTFAPRNVPLLGVNTGTLAFLARVEPDDLEAALEETLQGRATVDSRQQVQATAPGVDATGINDVMVRHVPPENPVDRKVTRLDVYADDEYVGQFEGSGIAVSTPTGSTGVALSADGPIHYPVNNHSLQLVPLHTHQMGVRPVVVPPSTELRIVTRGQASLQVDGGRAHTILSEDEEILVTGAEQPAHVVRTSYDDEYFPAIADKLGWGIRDADDDGPVELTSARTDESKADFLGQAMTIAKEAATSAGEPLRELHGQVESVTYKTDKSDIVTEADHQADRIITTVIGNEFPDHGIFSEESARQESEGPYTWLIDPLDGTGNFAHGNPNYSVSIALIKEGEPIMGVVYEPETDKLFSAMAGGDAYVDDTKIVTTNRDSLDESMLLSGYDPDGSFLSHFYQNSRGVRRIGSAALNLCYLASGSADAVWEYDTYPWDVAAGIVIARAAGATITDGADEPYELDLDIQDKERKELLGSNGPLHEELTDTLEGRVVDLPEQ, encoded by the coding sequence ATGCACGGACGGAGACTCGCAACGACGGACGAGATCATCGCTATCGTCAGCCCCGGTAGCGACGACGAGTTACAGCGATTGGAATCGTGGGCAGAGAAACAGGGGATCAACGTATCTCCCGTCGAGCTCGGTGAGAACATCGACGACGTGTACGACGAGACCCGAGCGACGCTCGGTGTCACCTTCGGCGGGGACGGAACGTTTCTCGAGGGAATCAAGACGTTTGCTCCCCGGAACGTTCCGTTGCTCGGTGTGAACACGGGGACGCTCGCGTTTCTCGCTCGAGTCGAACCGGACGACCTCGAGGCTGCACTGGAGGAAACGCTCCAAGGGCGGGCAACGGTCGACAGCCGCCAACAGGTTCAAGCGACGGCGCCGGGTGTGGATGCGACCGGAATCAACGACGTGATGGTTCGTCACGTCCCACCGGAGAACCCCGTCGATCGGAAGGTCACCAGGCTCGACGTTTATGCCGACGACGAGTACGTCGGTCAGTTCGAAGGGTCGGGTATCGCAGTATCGACGCCGACGGGATCGACTGGGGTCGCGCTGTCGGCCGACGGTCCGATCCATTACCCGGTGAACAACCACTCACTACAGCTCGTTCCGCTTCACACCCATCAGATGGGCGTCCGACCCGTCGTCGTGCCGCCGTCGACGGAGCTTCGGATCGTTACGAGAGGACAGGCGAGCCTTCAGGTCGACGGCGGACGCGCACACACGATTCTCTCCGAAGACGAAGAAATTCTCGTTACTGGTGCAGAACAGCCCGCACACGTCGTGCGAACGAGCTACGACGACGAGTACTTCCCCGCGATCGCCGACAAACTCGGCTGGGGAATCCGCGACGCCGACGACGATGGGCCAGTCGAGCTGACATCGGCACGCACCGACGAGTCGAAAGCGGACTTCCTCGGGCAAGCGATGACGATCGCGAAAGAAGCTGCCACGAGCGCCGGTGAGCCGCTTCGGGAGCTGCACGGACAGGTCGAATCGGTCACGTACAAGACCGACAAGTCCGACATCGTCACCGAAGCCGACCACCAGGCAGACCGGATCATTACGACCGTCATCGGAAACGAGTTCCCCGATCACGGCATCTTCTCAGAAGAGAGCGCTCGGCAGGAAAGCGAGGGGCCGTACACCTGGCTGATCGATCCGCTCGACGGAACGGGAAACTTCGCACACGGCAACCCGAACTATTCGGTGTCTATCGCGCTGATCAAAGAGGGAGAACCAATCATGGGAGTCGTCTACGAGCCGGAAACGGACAAACTGTTCAGCGCGATGGCTGGCGGTGACGCCTACGTCGACGACACGAAGATCGTTACGACCAATCGCGACAGCCTCGACGAAAGTATGTTACTCTCGGGCTACGACCCGGACGGATCGTTCCTCTCGCACTTCTATCAGAACTCCCGTGGCGTTCGCCGGATCGGATCGGCCGCACTCAACCTCTGCTATCTCGCGAGCGGAAGCGCAGACGCGGTGTGGGAGTACGACACGTACCCGTGGGACGTCGCCGCCGGTATCGTCATCGCGCGTGCAGCCGGTGCGACGATCACCGATGGGGCCGACGAGCCGTACGAGCTCGATCTCGACATCCAGGACAAAGAGCGAAAGGAGCTTCTGGGCTCGAACGGACCACTTCACGAAGAGCTGACCGATACGCTCGAGGGACGCGTCGTCGACCTTCCAGAACAGTAA
- a CDS encoding MBL fold metallo-hydrolase: MVENITPEEVQDRIDNDDPLQIVDVRNEGDFASSQIPTAENIPLHDLEDEIDEVDWEDEIAVVCAVGKSSQQAAKMLEASDETGDATIANVEDGMEGWNHRAWAQAEIQTDNDDLELIQLQRRATGCLAYMVGSKSAGEAAVIDATRHPDMYQEVAEEAGYEITSVFDTHIHADHLTGGRILAEEVDATYYASKFVETRDPEFEYTPLDRNEVIQVGDIDIKSVYTPGHTTDMSSYLVEDEALMTGDTIFVESIGRTELQFTGDGAKDGARTMYETLHGTVMSMPDSIKILPAHFSVRPDGTAIDVTPGEPIQATVGYLRKHNNVLQLPEEEFVEHMFDNLPSKPPNYEQIIETNLGHREPEDEDEARQLEMGPNSCAASEESMVSDDD; this comes from the coding sequence ATGGTTGAAAATATCACACCGGAAGAAGTTCAGGACAGAATCGATAACGACGACCCACTCCAGATCGTGGACGTTCGAAACGAAGGCGACTTCGCGTCGAGTCAGATTCCGACCGCGGAGAACATCCCGCTGCACGACCTCGAGGACGAAATCGACGAGGTCGACTGGGAGGACGAGATTGCAGTCGTCTGTGCCGTCGGGAAGTCGTCCCAGCAGGCAGCGAAGATGCTCGAGGCGAGCGACGAGACCGGCGACGCGACCATCGCGAACGTCGAAGACGGAATGGAAGGCTGGAACCACCGCGCGTGGGCACAGGCCGAGATCCAAACCGACAACGACGACCTCGAGCTCATTCAGCTACAGCGACGGGCGACGGGCTGTCTGGCCTACATGGTCGGATCGAAATCCGCGGGTGAGGCGGCCGTCATCGACGCGACCCGCCACCCCGACATGTACCAGGAGGTCGCCGAGGAAGCAGGCTACGAGATCACGAGCGTGTTCGACACGCACATCCACGCCGACCACCTCACCGGCGGACGGATTCTGGCAGAGGAAGTCGACGCGACGTACTACGCCAGCAAGTTCGTCGAAACCCGCGACCCCGAGTTCGAGTACACGCCGCTCGACCGGAACGAAGTCATCCAGGTCGGTGACATCGACATCAAGTCGGTCTATACGCCGGGGCACACGACCGACATGTCGAGCTACCTGGTCGAAGACGAAGCGCTCATGACCGGCGACACGATCTTCGTCGAGTCGATCGGTCGAACGGAGCTGCAGTTCACGGGCGACGGCGCGAAAGACGGCGCACGAACGATGTACGAGACGCTTCACGGCACCGTGATGTCAATGCCGGACTCGATCAAGATTCTGCCGGCACACTTCTCCGTCCGACCCGACGGAACGGCGATCGACGTCACGCCCGGCGAGCCGATCCAGGCGACTGTCGGCTACCTGCGCAAGCACAACAACGTGTTGCAGCTGCCCGAAGAGGAGTTCGTCGAGCACATGTTCGACAACCTTCCGTCGAAGCCGCCGAACTACGAACAGATCATCGAAACCAACCTCGGTCACCGCGAACCGGAGGACGAAGACGAGGCACGACAGCTCGAGATGGGTCCAAACAGCTGTGCAGCCTCCGAAGAGAGTATGGTTTCCGACGACGACTGA
- a CDS encoding sulfurtransferase TusA family protein, with the protein MSMEDFVDMPDEVDDETAEELLDQADEVQDAVGEVCPHPQVEAKRALQSMDEGELLVQETDHVPSTENVPDAVGELAQGKVWKSGDGFYRIFLRRQ; encoded by the coding sequence ATGTCGATGGAAGATTTCGTGGACATGCCCGACGAGGTTGATGATGAGACCGCCGAAGAACTCCTGGACCAAGCAGACGAGGTACAGGATGCAGTCGGGGAGGTTTGCCCACACCCACAGGTCGAAGCGAAACGAGCACTCCAGAGTATGGACGAGGGAGAACTCCTCGTTCAGGAAACGGATCACGTGCCGTCGACCGAGAACGTCCCGGACGCAGTCGGAGAGCTGGCCCAAGGGAAAGTCTGGAAAAGCGGCGACGGCTTTTACCGGATTTTCCTGAGGCGGCAGTAA
- a CDS encoding YeeE/YedE family protein, which yields MPVGSATGYIAVSIMTGFLFGVFLQKGRFCFVSGIRDFVAFKDTRVLKGVLVGLGILLIFWSTAAAAGYFRGWWIPPWGLTSLIGGLIFGFGMTIAGGCATGVLYRCGQGYMQFWLTLVFMGIGYIAIALAFPTLQGTFFEPLRFGEGTSLYLTAPWSPAVTGVTVAFAILILYSILIGRKSLPEKPGQGIQDSDVAQLNIATLRRPIDAVVIGLQQIVSGTQAYFKGFIDGDRSIKKQLQDPWDARTAGAGLALTAVVWFVVFDAFTVTGSEVRWTGWVLQQAGVDAEGIEYFGAVMFAGEGITITVDMLMILFLIVGSFTAAFLSGDFRIRWPKLNRIHNPIIGGLLMGVGARLAPGCNMANLFSGLALLSAHSIIAGTGMVIGTYVMTRWMYRDVGCAY from the coding sequence ATGCCAGTCGGTAGCGCAACAGGCTACATAGCAGTATCGATCATGACCGGATTCCTGTTTGGAGTGTTCCTCCAGAAGGGGAGGTTCTGCTTCGTGAGCGGAATCCGTGACTTCGTCGCATTCAAAGATACACGCGTCCTCAAAGGCGTTCTCGTCGGCCTCGGCATACTGTTGATCTTCTGGAGCACAGCAGCCGCGGCCGGCTACTTCCGTGGATGGTGGATCCCGCCGTGGGGACTGACGTCGCTCATCGGCGGACTCATCTTCGGGTTCGGGATGACGATCGCGGGCGGCTGTGCAACCGGCGTGTTGTACCGCTGCGGACAGGGGTACATGCAGTTCTGGTTAACGCTCGTGTTCATGGGCATCGGATACATCGCGATCGCGCTGGCGTTCCCGACGCTTCAGGGAACCTTCTTCGAGCCACTTCGGTTCGGCGAGGGAACGTCGCTGTACCTCACCGCTCCCTGGTCCCCTGCCGTTACCGGCGTGACAGTCGCGTTCGCGATACTTATCCTGTACAGCATACTCATCGGGCGAAAGTCACTCCCCGAAAAACCGGGCCAAGGCATCCAAGACAGCGACGTCGCCCAGCTGAACATCGCAACGCTACGGCGACCGATCGATGCGGTCGTGATCGGGCTCCAGCAGATCGTGAGCGGAACCCAGGCGTACTTCAAAGGATTCATTGACGGCGACAGATCGATCAAAAAGCAGCTCCAGGATCCGTGGGACGCCCGCACGGCGGGAGCCGGACTCGCACTGACGGCGGTCGTCTGGTTCGTGGTGTTCGACGCGTTCACCGTCACCGGGAGCGAGGTCAGGTGGACTGGCTGGGTGCTGCAACAGGCCGGTGTCGACGCCGAAGGGATCGAGTACTTCGGCGCGGTCATGTTCGCCGGTGAAGGAATCACGATCACGGTCGACATGCTCATGATCCTGTTCCTCATCGTCGGCTCGTTCACCGCCGCGTTCCTTTCCGGCGACTTCCGGATTCGATGGCCCAAGCTCAACCGGATCCACAACCCCATCATCGGCGGACTCCTGATGGGTGTCGGTGCCCGCCTCGCACCCGGCTGTAACATGGCGAACCTGTTCAGCGGCCTCGCGCTCCTTTCGGCTCACTCGATCATCGCCGGCACGGGAATGGTCATCGGCACCTACGTCATGACGCGCTGGATGTACCGTGACGTGGGCTGTGCCTACTGA
- a CDS encoding sulfurtransferase, with protein MTGKRMKRRTFLVATTAATVTASAGCLGNGDDDEPELYTTPAATEFDDVVDVQWLEDNLDDVALLDIREEGDFTVSHIEGAHRLPDYEMMRDHYEETDDGYEASPEVIAGILEDAGISRDDDVVVYGESSNLWETYGIYTLHAIGHDGNVSLLDGGFPVWDEAGGETDSGVPDDGDGSYEPELDMDVIATREYVADHVNEDGADIPIVDNRDPEEYFGQDTDDDRFDRHGHVTGAINITFPQNMIEDARRLRSPEELEELWFDEAGLDPDEETISYCVSAVRASVGWFVMKQLGWDEVRNYEGSWLDWGTLSDDDGYYYTTGEGTGTVIDPFI; from the coding sequence ATGACAGGAAAACGCATGAAACGACGGACGTTTCTGGTGGCAACGACTGCAGCAACAGTTACGGCTTCAGCGGGTTGTCTCGGCAACGGCGACGATGACGAACCCGAACTTTACACGACGCCGGCGGCGACTGAGTTCGACGACGTCGTCGACGTCCAGTGGCTCGAGGACAACCTCGACGACGTTGCGCTCCTCGATATTAGAGAGGAGGGTGATTTCACGGTGTCTCACATCGAGGGTGCCCACCGGTTGCCGGATTACGAGATGATGCGCGACCACTACGAAGAGACCGACGACGGATACGAGGCGTCGCCCGAAGTCATCGCGGGGATCCTCGAGGATGCCGGAATCAGCAGGGACGACGACGTCGTCGTCTACGGAGAAAGCTCAAACCTCTGGGAAACGTACGGGATATACACACTCCATGCGATCGGCCACGACGGGAACGTGTCCCTGCTCGACGGTGGCTTTCCGGTCTGGGACGAAGCCGGCGGCGAAACCGACTCGGGCGTGCCCGACGACGGAGATGGATCCTACGAACCGGAACTGGATATGGACGTTATCGCAACCCGCGAGTACGTCGCCGATCACGTCAACGAAGACGGCGCGGATATCCCGATCGTCGACAACCGCGACCCCGAGGAGTACTTCGGTCAGGACACCGACGACGATCGGTTCGATCGACACGGCCACGTTACGGGCGCGATAAACATCACCTTCCCACAGAACATGATCGAAGACGCCCGACGGCTCCGATCGCCGGAGGAACTCGAGGAGCTGTGGTTCGACGAAGCTGGGCTCGATCCCGACGAGGAGACGATTTCGTACTGTGTCTCTGCCGTCCGCGCTTCCGTCGGCTGGTTCGTCATGAAACAACTTGGCTGGGACGAGGTCAGAAACTACGAGGGAAGCTGGCTCGACTGGGGGACCCTCTCTGACGACGACGGCTACTACTACACGACTGGTGAGGGAACGGGGACGGTGATTGACCCGTTCATATAA
- a CDS encoding sulfurtransferase, whose protein sequence is MTENSMKRRTFLIASGAAAVTASAGCLGDDGEPEHYSTPAADDLDRVVDVQWLEDNLDNVQPLDVRSKADFTNSRIEGAHFFGDDGAEDMNWARAAAETDEGYLPDMEAVEEGAARAGIGRSDDIVFYGTSPDHEVMRASVMFWSAGHEGDLYILDGGYSVWNEADLPTESGDADHEDGSYDADGVPEDLIVTHEWLSERVNEDGAEIQLVDARGRDEFLGNVEPGYHHTFEFERFGHIPGATNINHPQNGIGSGDNAYERLRSQEELEELYLDAAGLDPDELTVSYCVSGIRAAPGLFMLDQLGWDDIRMYEGSWRDWGNLPEDEHPYSQEAENIVEHFDNA, encoded by the coding sequence ATGACAGAAAATAGCATGAAACGACGGACGTTTTTGATAGCATCGGGAGCAGCGGCAGTGACGGCCTCGGCAGGCTGTCTCGGCGACGACGGCGAGCCGGAGCACTACTCGACGCCCGCCGCGGACGACCTCGACCGCGTCGTCGACGTGCAGTGGCTCGAGGACAACCTCGACAATGTCCAGCCACTCGACGTGAGATCCAAAGCCGACTTTACGAACTCGCGCATCGAGGGCGCGCACTTCTTCGGCGACGACGGCGCGGAGGACATGAACTGGGCCCGAGCGGCCGCCGAAACGGACGAGGGGTATCTCCCGGATATGGAGGCAGTCGAAGAAGGGGCAGCACGCGCCGGAATCGGCAGAAGCGACGACATCGTGTTTTACGGGACCTCCCCTGACCACGAGGTGATGCGCGCGTCGGTGATGTTCTGGTCGGCCGGTCACGAAGGGGACCTCTACATCCTCGACGGCGGCTACTCGGTGTGGAACGAAGCCGACCTGCCGACCGAGTCGGGAGATGCAGACCACGAGGACGGCTCGTACGATGCGGACGGGGTCCCCGAGGACCTGATCGTTACTCACGAGTGGCTCAGCGAGCGCGTCAACGAAGACGGGGCAGAGATCCAACTCGTCGACGCGCGGGGTCGAGACGAGTTCCTCGGCAACGTCGAACCGGGATATCACCACACGTTCGAGTTCGAGCGCTTCGGCCACATCCCCGGTGCGACGAACATCAACCACCCACAGAACGGGATCGGATCGGGCGACAACGCCTACGAGCGCCTCCGGTCACAGGAGGAACTCGAGGAGCTGTACCTCGACGCGGCCGGACTCGATCCGGACGAGTTGACGGTGTCGTACTGCGTCTCCGGCATTCGTGCTGCGCCAGGGCTGTTCATGCTTGACCAGCTTGGCTGGGACGACATCCGGATGTACGAAGGCAGCTGGCGGGACTGGGGGAACTTGCCGGAAGACGAGCACCCCTACTCCCAGGAAGCGGAGAACATCGTCGAGCACTTCGATAACGCGTAG
- a CDS encoding sulfurtransferase, protein MKRRTFLVASGAAAVTASAGCLGDDGEPEHYSTPAAADLDTVVDVQWLEDNLDNVQPLDVRTKADFTNSRIEGAHFFGDDGAEDMNWARAAVETDDGYLPDVEAVAEGAERAGIGRNDDIVFYGTSPDHEVMRASVMFWAAGHEGNTYILDGGYSVWDEADLPTESGDKDHEGGSYDADDVEIGDLIVTHEWLNERIDEDGSEIPLIDARGRDEFLGNVDPGYHHTFEFERFGHIPGATNINHPQNGIGSGDNAYERLRSQEELEELYIDAAGLDPSELTVSYCVSGIRSSPGMFMLTTLGWDDMKMYEGSWRDWGNLPDGEYPYSQEAENIVEHFDNAT, encoded by the coding sequence ATGAAACGGCGAACGTTTTTGGTAGCATCGGGAGCAGCGGCGGTGACGGCCTCGGCAGGCTGTCTCGGAGACGACGGCGAGCCGGAACACTACTCGACACCTGCTGCAGCCGACCTCGACACCGTCGTCGACGTGCAGTGGCTCGAGGACAACCTGGACAACGTCCAGCCGCTCGACGTGAGGACCAAAGCAGACTTCACGAACTCGCGCATCGAAGGTGCGCACTTCTTCGGTGACGACGGCGCAGAGGACATGAACTGGGCCCGGGCGGCCGTCGAAACGGACGATGGATACCTTCCGGACGTAGAGGCGGTCGCAGAAGGCGCAGAGCGTGCTGGAATCGGCAGAAACGACGACATCGTGTTTTACGGGACCTCTCCCGACCACGAGGTGATGCGCGCGTCGGTGATGTTCTGGGCGGCCGGTCACGAAGGGAACACCTACATCCTCGACGGCGGCTACTCGGTGTGGGACGAAGCCGACCTGCCGACCGAGTCGGGAGACAAAGACCACGAAGGTGGCTCGTACGATGCGGACGACGTCGAAATCGGCGACCTGATCGTCACTCACGAGTGGCTCAACGAGCGTATCGACGAAGACGGTTCGGAGATCCCGCTCATCGACGCGCGAGGCCGAGACGAGTTCCTCGGCAACGTCGATCCCGGCTATCACCACACGTTCGAGTTCGAACGATTCGGTCACATCCCCGGTGCGACGAACATCAACCACCCCCAGAACGGGATCGGATCGGGCGACAACGCCTACGAGCGGCTCCGGTCACAGGAGGAACTCGAGGAGTTGTACATCGACGCGGCCGGACTCGATCCGAGCGAGTTGACGGTGTCGTACTGCGTCTCCGGCATTCGGTCCTCGCCGGGGATGTTCATGCTGACCACGCTCGGCTGGGACGACATGAAGATGTACGAAGGCAGCTGGCGGGACTGGGGGAACTTGCCGGACGGCGAGTACCCCTACTCCCAGGAAGCCGAGAACATCGTCGAGCACTTCGATAACGCGACGTAG
- a CDS encoding sulfurtransferase — translation MTEDNMANSGSDAPSDDNDTTRRALLMATGATATAVTAGCISTPIDLASTPAAEQLSHVVDSAWLEDNLSDVKPLDTRDQSAFQAQRVRGASRVELESVSAQQEESDGIEPDVAEITTALSDAGVDQNDDVVVYGDGVDERVTRTAYALHVAGHDGEVYVLDGGIDSWHGYSQAGPHDPEPSSYDPDPNTDLFVTRTWLEDHLDDLAEEEAEIDLIDVRDEDAYLGLDNDDRFDRHGHLPGAINIYWDSNASGGALHEPDDINTLYFEDAGLSPGRTVVVYCVSGEFASNTWFTLRSLGFEDVRIYEGGWNEWGNLPGDDYPLETQARAVLEIEAGEDGADTDAFSC, via the coding sequence ATGACAGAAGATAACATGGCGAACTCGGGCTCTGACGCACCGAGCGACGACAACGACACCACACGGCGTGCACTGTTGATGGCGACGGGAGCGACGGCGACGGCTGTAACCGCAGGCTGTATCTCGACGCCGATCGACCTCGCGTCCACGCCGGCGGCCGAACAGCTATCGCACGTCGTCGACAGCGCGTGGCTCGAGGACAACTTGAGCGACGTCAAACCGCTCGACACCAGAGACCAGAGCGCGTTCCAGGCCCAACGGGTTCGGGGCGCGAGCCGGGTCGAGCTCGAGAGCGTCAGCGCCCAACAGGAAGAAAGCGATGGGATCGAACCGGACGTCGCGGAGATCACGACCGCGCTTTCAGACGCTGGGGTCGATCAGAACGACGACGTTGTCGTGTACGGAGATGGCGTCGACGAACGGGTCACGCGGACGGCGTATGCGCTGCACGTCGCTGGACACGACGGCGAGGTGTACGTGCTCGACGGTGGCATCGACTCGTGGCACGGGTACTCCCAGGCAGGGCCACACGACCCGGAGCCGTCGTCGTACGACCCGGATCCGAACACCGACCTCTTCGTCACCCGTACCTGGCTGGAGGATCACCTGGACGACCTCGCCGAGGAGGAAGCCGAGATCGACCTCATCGACGTCCGGGACGAGGACGCGTATCTCGGACTCGATAACGACGACCGGTTCGACCGTCACGGTCACCTCCCCGGTGCGATAAACATCTACTGGGACTCGAACGCCTCCGGCGGAGCCTTACACGAGCCGGACGATATCAACACCCTGTACTTCGAGGACGCGGGTCTCTCCCCGGGTCGTACTGTCGTCGTCTACTGTGTGTCCGGAGAGTTCGCGTCTAACACGTGGTTTACGCTGCGATCGCTCGGCTTCGAGGACGTTCGGATCTACGAGGGCGGCTGGAACGAGTGGGGCAACCTCCCCGGAGACGACTACCCGCTCGAGACGCAGGCACGGGCCGTTCTCGAGATCGAAGCCGGCGAAGACGGTGCCGACACCGACGCGTTCTCATGCTGA